From Micromonospora rhizosphaerae, the proteins below share one genomic window:
- the uppS gene encoding polyprenyl diphosphate synthase gives MIQPVRRAAYRLYTHRLRAQLAGTSLPRHVAMVMDGNRRWARQMGFDNPAVGHRYGAEHIHEVLGWCAEIGIRHVTLFVASVDNMRKRASDEVENLMRMIEQVVAEPLLGPANPWQLHLAGRADVLPDSTRHALKLAEDATAERGAGFHLTVAVGCDGREEIVSAVRSLLEQEAQAGATLDDVAQRLTADAIAAHLYTGGQPDPDLVIRTSGERRLSGFLLWQAAYSELYFCDVYWPGFRKIDFLRALRSYSARSRRIGA, from the coding sequence ATGATTCAGCCCGTACGTCGCGCAGCCTACCGGCTCTACACTCACCGTCTGCGAGCCCAACTGGCCGGCACCTCACTGCCGAGGCACGTGGCCATGGTCATGGACGGCAACCGACGGTGGGCCAGGCAGATGGGCTTCGACAACCCGGCGGTGGGCCACCGGTACGGCGCGGAGCATATCCACGAGGTACTTGGCTGGTGTGCCGAAATAGGCATCCGCCACGTCACCCTGTTCGTCGCCTCCGTCGATAACATGCGCAAACGCGCATCCGACGAGGTCGAGAACCTCATGCGGATGATCGAACAGGTCGTCGCGGAGCCACTCCTAGGGCCGGCCAACCCGTGGCAGCTTCACCTGGCCGGCCGCGCGGACGTCCTACCCGACTCAACCCGCCACGCGTTGAAACTCGCCGAAGACGCCACCGCTGAGCGGGGCGCCGGCTTCCACCTCACCGTGGCCGTCGGCTGCGACGGCCGCGAGGAAATCGTCAGCGCCGTTCGTTCCCTGCTAGAGCAGGAGGCACAAGCAGGCGCGACACTGGATGACGTCGCGCAACGCCTCACCGCCGACGCAATCGCGGCGCACCTCTACACGGGCGGCCAGCCCGACCCCGATCTCGTCATCCGCACCAGCGGAGAACGCCGCTTGTCCGGGTTCCTGCTCTGGCAAGCCGCCTACTCCGAGCTGTACTTCTGCGACGTGTACTGGCCCGGCTTCCGGAAGATCGACTTCCTCCGCGCCCTGCGCTCCTACTCCGCCCGCAGCCGACGAATCGGAGCATGA